From the genome of Anas acuta chromosome 29, bAnaAcu1.1, whole genome shotgun sequence:
CGGTACTAAGCAAAGACGCTCAGCAACATCGATTTTAACGCGATTTAGAGTTCTGCCCTTCCTGGCTTCCCTaataatgattattttatttattttatttataaatcctTAACGCCATTAAGCGAACCCCCAGGCCCCTCAGAGGCGGGGCAGCGCCTCTGCGCATGCGCACGGCCTCGCTGCGGGCCCTTTAAGGCGGGGCGGGGCAGAGCGCGCCCTGTTTCCAGCCCTTGCATCACCCCCCCACGTGACCCACCGCGGGGCGCGTGACCGCCAGGCGAGGGGGGCCGcgcgccccctccctccctctcccattGGCTCGCTCTTCCCGCCCCTCCGGCCGCCGCGGGCGCTCATTGGACGCGGCTGACGCAAGCCTTGCGTCATGCGAGGCTTTAAaaggagcggcggcggcgggcggcggcacTGCGGGAGCGGGGAAGATGCGGATGAGGATGGGCCGGGGGCAGCGCGCGGGACGGAGCCGTGGGGAGCCGGGGCCGCGCAGGAAGGTGCGGGGGGACCCCGCGGGGCTGCCCGGTTCTGTTCGGTGCGGTTCGGTCCCGAGGGGTCCGGTCCTGAGGCACCGGCGGctgcggggggcggggggccgggggccggggcctAGGGCCTAGGCCTTGCCCCCGGGGTGTGAGGCGGGAGGGAGGCCCGGCTGTGGtattgtggggggggggggggggggggtcgtggCCTCCGTGTgcagccccggggagctgggggtgggctgggggctccggGATTGTCCCCAAAGCCGTGGGAGGGGGGCACAGCGCGGGGGACACAGCAGCGCGTCTGATCCCGCTCCTCTCGCTCCTCAGGCATCACGGAGAAAGTGCATCCTGGTGGATCACCACACCTGAGAGCAGGTAAATGGGAGCCTCACCCTGCACGCAGGGGGTGGGGGAGCAACCCTGCCCCAGGGAGCGGTGTTGTGGTGTCGGGGGTCCTGACTGCACTTATCCccctctccccgcagccccaggCTGGCCTGCAGGTGACGATGGCAGCTGAGGGGCTGCCTGTGGCAGGGCCCGCTGGTGGCCTGCCTGGCTGGGAACTTGAGGCCTGGTACCAGGAcctgcaggaggtgctggcagcagcggAGCCCACGGGcctcccagcaccctgggggGCTGAACAGGTGAgcggaggggctggggatgctctGCGGGGAGAGGTGGGCCAGGGGGTGTCTGTCATCTGGGACTggcttcttttttccccctgtaggAGGGGCCATCAGAGACAGCCCCGCTGTGGGGCCCGGAGGGGAGTGGCAGCGTTCCGGAGGGTTGTGAGCTGGATGCTGCCCtgactgcagagctgcaggagctgctgggaccACACAGCGTAGCAGGCACGGAGGCAGTGCAGCCACCGGaccctgctctctgcaggagcTCCCCCACCCCCGTGGGCACCGAGGATGAACAGGCGGGGCACAAGGCAAAGAGGAAGAGGGGCAGTGGTGTGACAGCAAACAAGGCGCTGGCCAAGAACCGGGAGCAGAGCAACGAGCAGCGGGTGCTGGAGCTGACAGCCCGCAACGAGCAGCTCCGGGAGGAGATTCGGCGGCTCAGTGCTGAGGTGGAGAACACCCGGAGAGCGCTCATCAACCGCATAGTGAACCTCCGCCAGACCTAGATGCTGACACGGCCTTGTAGGCACCGGGCCCAGGACTCTGCTGTCCCCGATGGACTTGGGGGGCAGCCATGAACTGGAAGGGCGCTGCCCAACTGGCACAGACTGATGCCATGGGGAAGGCATAACTTCCAGACACTGTACAGTTCTTGCATTTTATTACACGCATGTAACCATCAGCACAGTTCAGTCTGGTCTCTTTGTAGctccagggctgcagctgtCCCGCGGTACAGGGAAGCCAGGTGCTATTTCTTCCGTTTCCCCTTCGGTACAAGGACTTCGGGACTTTTGCCCTCTGCTAGTGCCAGTTGTTTCTTCAGTTCCAGCAGTTTGGCCACCTCAGCGTCAATCTCTGCCTTTtctgccttgttggccttcaGCTGCCGCACGTGGTTGCCCTGGGGAAG
Proteins encoded in this window:
- the DDIT3 gene encoding DNA damage-inducible transcript 3 protein; amino-acid sequence: MAAEGLPVAGPAGGLPGWELEAWYQDLQEVLAAAEPTGLPAPWGAEQEGPSETAPLWGPEGSGSVPEGCELDAALTAELQELLGPHSVAGTEAVQPPDPALCRSSPTPVGTEDEQAGHKAKRKRGSGVTANKALAKNREQSNEQRVLELTARNEQLREEIRRLSAEVENTRRALINRIVNLRQT